The Halogeometricum rufum genome has a segment encoding these proteins:
- a CDS encoding tyrosine-type recombinase/integrase: protein MSENQATHETIAQAFGRTTDPLAEYDGRFKQLDVDPFQLWLEEQVYTKDYAKGTVQALERPIDQWCEFMAERHDRHPAVPTTSHVMDFAHYYLEERDNSKNTVGVKLGTLSRVFRYFQSEPAFPHPTDFNPFDAAKGKIDLNGDDPKEPRPIPLEELRNVLQNEVKHVRDRALIVMQFKLGLRASETANIKLSEIHIANAELQDHYEELGTHPALEGRPNAVFIPHDRERNKSERPRVLPLDDELRRVLLQYLLCRPDNGEPWLFLSKSGGKKVGHTNINDVWKKYFRPEYGPNERYRGVSSHYGRHYFTTWFSIEREWPRDLIKYLRGDRQSGGKIRSTRDAIDSYIHAWYEDIEDRYREDIYKLRI from the coding sequence ATGAGTGAAAACCAAGCGACCCACGAAACGATAGCACAGGCGTTCGGTCGAACGACCGATCCGCTGGCAGAGTACGACGGTCGATTCAAGCAGCTCGACGTAGACCCGTTCCAACTCTGGTTGGAGGAGCAGGTCTACACGAAGGATTACGCGAAGGGGACGGTCCAGGCGTTAGAGCGTCCGATCGATCAGTGGTGCGAGTTCATGGCCGAACGTCACGACCGCCACCCGGCAGTTCCGACGACGAGCCACGTCATGGACTTCGCTCACTACTATCTGGAGGAGCGAGACAACTCGAAGAACACGGTCGGCGTGAAGTTGGGTACGCTCAGCCGAGTGTTCCGCTACTTCCAAAGCGAACCTGCATTCCCTCATCCCACGGATTTCAATCCGTTCGACGCCGCGAAGGGAAAGATCGACCTGAACGGCGACGATCCGAAGGAACCGCGTCCCATCCCGCTGGAAGAACTTCGGAATGTTCTGCAGAACGAGGTCAAGCATGTCCGTGATAGGGCGCTCATCGTCATGCAGTTCAAGCTCGGACTCCGGGCGTCAGAGACGGCGAACATCAAACTGAGCGAGATCCACATCGCCAACGCGGAACTGCAGGACCACTACGAAGAATTGGGCACGCACCCGGCGCTCGAAGGACGACCCAACGCGGTCTTCATCCCGCACGACCGAGAGCGGAACAAGTCCGAGCGGCCGCGCGTGCTGCCGCTTGACGACGAACTTCGTCGCGTGCTGCTCCAGTATCTGCTATGCAGGCCGGATAACGGCGAGCCGTGGCTATTCCTCTCGAAATCGGGCGGTAAGAAGGTCGGCCACACGAATATCAACGACGTTTGGAAGAAGTACTTCCGACCGGAGTACGGACCGAACGAGCGGTATCGCGGTGTGTCGTCGCACTACGGTCGTCACTACTTCACGACGTGGTTCAGCATCGAGCGAGAGTGGCCGCGTGACCTCATCAAGTATCTTCGAGGTGACCGGCAGAGTGGTGGGAAGATTCGGTCTACGCGAGACGCTATTGACTCGTACATTCATGCGTGGTACGAGGATATAGAAGATCGATATCGGGAGGATATCTATAAGCTTCGGATATAA
- a CDS encoding winged helix-turn-helix transcriptional regulator, with the protein MPAETDSRQREIESQNASACPVVRAIEQVGTPWRMNVVYALEGGERRFNELKRATGARSKTLSDALDELVENDVVVRRMEEDAPVAVYYALSAKGDELVDALAELDQWAQDWGEAVPDGPNPRLRDD; encoded by the coding sequence ATGCCCGCCGAGACCGACTCCCGACAGCGAGAGATCGAGTCACAGAACGCGTCGGCGTGTCCAGTCGTCCGTGCCATCGAGCAGGTCGGAACGCCGTGGCGAATGAACGTCGTCTACGCCCTCGAAGGGGGGGAGCGGCGATTCAACGAACTCAAGCGAGCGACAGGGGCGCGTTCGAAGACGCTCTCGGACGCGCTCGACGAACTGGTCGAGAACGACGTCGTCGTCCGCCGGATGGAGGAGGACGCGCCGGTTGCAGTCTACTACGCCCTCTCCGCGAAAGGAGACGAACTCGTCGACGCCCTGGCGGAACTGGACCAGTGGGCGCAGGACTGGGGCGAAGCGGTTCCGGACGGACCGAATCCCCGCCTGCGAGACGACTGA
- a CDS encoding NADPH-dependent FMN reductase gives MKLADDKHIVALCGSQRDGSHTRSALERALEAAERDGATTDLVDLAALDLPVFDPDRSDAGDAAELRRRVRAADGVVLGSPVYHGSYSSVVKTALDYCRFEEFEDTTVGLLVVAGGGFPTPALEHLRSVARALDAWVLPHQVALPDAHGAFEGGRLTDDELADRVETLGASLVAYAGVESYPETATERAAPAAD, from the coding sequence ATGAAGCTGGCAGACGACAAACATATCGTCGCACTGTGCGGTAGTCAGCGCGACGGCAGTCACACGCGCAGCGCACTCGAACGAGCCCTCGAAGCGGCCGAACGCGACGGCGCCACGACCGACCTCGTGGACCTCGCCGCGTTGGACCTCCCGGTCTTCGACCCCGACCGGAGCGACGCCGGGGACGCCGCGGAACTCCGTCGGCGCGTCCGGGCCGCGGACGGGGTGGTGCTGGGGTCGCCCGTGTACCACGGGTCGTACTCGTCCGTGGTGAAGACCGCACTCGACTACTGTCGCTTCGAAGAGTTCGAGGACACGACGGTCGGCCTCCTCGTCGTCGCCGGCGGCGGGTTCCCGACGCCGGCGCTGGAACACCTCCGGTCGGTCGCCCGAGCACTCGACGCGTGGGTTCTGCCCCACCAAGTCGCACTCCCCGACGCACACGGCGCCTTCGAGGGCGGTCGACTGACCGACGACGAACTGGCCGACCGCGTCGAGACGCTCGGAGCGTCGCTCGTCGCGTACGCTGGCGTCGAATCGTACCCCGAGACCGCGACCGAGCGCGCGGCACCCGCGGCCGACTGA
- a CDS encoding winged helix-turn-helix domain-containing protein: protein MAGDSSDRSRAATDAEAAFMTLSHDLRLEILLALWDAPGFTLSFAELRKAVGERDSGSFTYHLSELRDHFVAKTDEGYELQYPGHRVLDAIQSGVFHEQVTVGPVELDDDCRACGGRLTFEYGTDYVARIRCPDCGNRALEWPFDPGGIADRDDDAIVAAFDRRTRLVWSCALDGVCPFCAGRVDRELTGRVHEEGACIGVIEQLDRYDEYFARDHPAVVAVDCHRCSFYSFVPAGVVLLTRPAVTGRLHEAGVDLRATPLWNLGFVVDADAVAVRETEPTRVEVAVPDADESLAFTVAESCDVVRETTAER, encoded by the coding sequence ATGGCCGGTGACTCGTCTGACAGGTCTCGGGCTGCCACCGACGCCGAAGCGGCGTTCATGACCCTGAGCCACGACCTCAGACTGGAGATACTGCTCGCGCTGTGGGACGCTCCGGGGTTCACGCTGTCGTTCGCCGAACTTCGGAAGGCGGTCGGTGAACGCGACTCGGGGAGCTTCACGTACCACCTCTCGGAGTTACGAGACCACTTCGTCGCGAAAACGGACGAGGGGTACGAACTCCAGTACCCCGGTCACCGCGTCCTCGACGCGATTCAGAGCGGCGTCTTCCACGAGCAGGTCACCGTCGGACCGGTCGAACTCGACGACGATTGCCGGGCGTGCGGGGGGCGGTTGACCTTCGAGTACGGCACCGATTACGTCGCCCGGATTCGATGTCCCGACTGCGGGAACCGAGCGCTGGAGTGGCCCTTCGACCCCGGCGGCATCGCCGACCGCGACGACGACGCGATAGTCGCCGCCTTCGACCGGCGAACGAGACTCGTCTGGTCGTGTGCGCTCGACGGCGTCTGCCCGTTCTGCGCCGGCCGGGTCGACCGCGAGTTGACCGGTCGGGTCCACGAGGAGGGGGCGTGTATCGGCGTTATCGAACAGCTCGACCGGTACGACGAGTACTTCGCCCGAGACCACCCCGCGGTCGTCGCCGTCGATTGCCACCGGTGCAGTTTCTACAGTTTCGTCCCCGCCGGCGTCGTCCTCCTGACGCGTCCGGCGGTTACGGGCCGACTACACGAGGCCGGTGTCGACCTGCGAGCGACGCCGCTGTGGAACCTCGGGTTCGTGGTCGACGCCGACGCCGTCGCGGTTCGAGAGACCGAACCCACGCGCGTCGAAGTCGCGGTTCCGGACGCCGACGAGTCGCTGGCGTTCACCGTCGCCGAGTCGTGCGACGTCGTTCGGGAGACGACCGCCGAAAGGTAA
- a CDS encoding MFS transporter: MGATETSTDAERSGGVPWRSPVLLAVLAATLMTPMDVPLISSALPEIKSVFGVSDARAGLFVTLYALPGILLAPVIGALADRIGRRYVLAGTLAVFGLAGTAIAFTSDFAVALGLRVLQGFAAGSVLSALAMTVVGDRYTGRRHDSVMGVTSAMLSLGTAAYPVVGGYLAVFAWNAPFLMYALTLPVAGLVLVALDEPASPPGDDDRGYVREAIRLVPACRAAALYGVMFASFTLLFGGLYTALPFYLSTAFGFAPTTVGLVTSAVLLTTAVVSTQNGRLAARASTTTLLTAGFAAYAVGFLGVALAATPPSLVGALLVFGVGSGLVTPTLFAGLSALAPDHVRGGVMSLQTTTIGISQAIGPALFTLLGGAIGYQGTLLCGSVGAALGAAVLGVLWLDS, encoded by the coding sequence GTGGGAGCAACCGAGACTTCGACGGACGCCGAGCGGTCGGGCGGCGTTCCGTGGCGCTCGCCGGTCCTGCTCGCCGTCCTCGCGGCCACGCTGATGACGCCTATGGACGTGCCGCTGATCAGTTCGGCCCTCCCCGAGATCAAGTCCGTATTCGGCGTCTCCGACGCCCGTGCCGGACTGTTCGTCACGCTCTACGCGCTCCCGGGTATCCTGCTCGCACCCGTCATCGGCGCGCTCGCCGACCGAATCGGCCGGCGCTACGTCCTCGCGGGGACCCTCGCCGTCTTCGGACTCGCCGGCACGGCCATCGCCTTCACGAGCGACTTCGCGGTGGCGCTCGGCCTGCGCGTCCTCCAGGGGTTCGCCGCCGGAAGCGTCCTCTCGGCGCTCGCGATGACGGTGGTCGGAGACCGATACACCGGTCGCCGACACGACTCCGTCATGGGCGTCACGTCGGCCATGCTCTCGCTCGGAACCGCGGCGTACCCCGTCGTCGGCGGCTACCTCGCCGTGTTCGCGTGGAACGCCCCCTTCCTCATGTACGCGCTCACGCTCCCCGTCGCTGGGCTGGTACTGGTCGCACTCGACGAGCCCGCGTCACCGCCCGGCGACGACGACCGAGGGTACGTTCGGGAGGCGATTCGTCTCGTCCCGGCCTGCCGGGCGGCCGCCCTGTACGGCGTCATGTTCGCCTCCTTCACCCTGCTCTTCGGCGGGTTGTACACCGCCCTTCCGTTCTACCTCTCGACGGCGTTCGGTTTCGCCCCCACCACGGTCGGTCTCGTCACCAGCGCCGTGCTGTTGACGACCGCGGTCGTCTCGACGCAGAACGGCAGACTGGCCGCCAGAGCCTCGACGACGACGCTCCTCACCGCCGGCTTCGCCGCGTACGCGGTCGGTTTCCTGGGTGTCGCGCTCGCAGCGACACCGCCCTCGTTGGTCGGAGCACTGCTCGTGTTCGGTGTCGGCAGCGGGTTGGTCACGCCCACGCTGTTCGCCGGACTCAGTGCGCTGGCACCCGACCACGTCCGAGGCGGCGTGATGAGTCTGCAGACGACGACAATCGGGATAAGCCAGGCCATCGGGCCGGCGCTGTTCACGCTCTTGGGCGGCGCTATCGGCTATCAGGGGACGCTCCTCTGCGGCAGCGTCGGGGCCGCCCTCGGCGCCGCGGTACTCGGCGTCCTCTGGCTCGACTCCTGA
- a CDS encoding DoxX family protein — MAFSSTLSGTAFLLGRALFALVVGYLALGNLLDLESSVAYAESKGAPLASVTVPLGSLGLVAGAAAVLTGVYPAVGALAVVVFLVPITVVMHDFWTVTGQERQNERIHFLKNVGLVGGALVFLALSTVSWPLAVGMGL, encoded by the coding sequence ATGGCGTTCTCCTCGACGCTGTCCGGAACGGCGTTCCTGCTCGGTCGAGCACTGTTCGCACTCGTCGTCGGATACCTCGCACTCGGCAACCTGCTCGACCTCGAATCGTCGGTCGCGTACGCCGAGAGTAAGGGTGCGCCGCTCGCGTCGGTCACCGTTCCGCTGGGCAGTCTCGGCTTGGTCGCCGGCGCGGCGGCGGTACTCACCGGCGTCTACCCCGCAGTCGGCGCGCTGGCAGTCGTCGTCTTCCTCGTCCCGATAACGGTCGTCATGCACGACTTCTGGACCGTGACGGGACAGGAGCGACAGAACGAACGGATACACTTCCTGAAGAACGTCGGCCTGGTCGGGGGCGCGCTCGTCTTCCTGGCGCTCTCGACCGTCTCCTGGCCGCTGGCGGTCGGCATGGGGCTCTGA